gtttttccattGTATTGAGCTGTTCGTTTGATTTAAAACTCATCAAGAATTACTCCTCCTAAAAATTAATACCCAtgataatgtaatttttttaaaaaaatcattttatttagCTTTTGCATTGTGTAAtaaaaatgacttttttaaaaaaaaaaaaatgacactcTGTCTCAAATTAAATGACCTAATTGACTGCATTCACGTTTGTCAATGCACAAgtttaatcattaatatcttaaattatctattattaaaaattataaaaattgtatattttaaaaatactcgtcgagacaaatcaaacatctcATATGCTTATATTTGCATGTATAAGCATATAAATAATATACTAAGTTAAAATTAGGTTATTTATTTTAGGACGGACagagtatttttttattgagaaagtcaatatatattttttggttgtcacatggaaaaatattttaataataaagaattttattttatgaaaaataaaataaaatttgctgCTTCTACAGTTCTACTACTAGTAGTATATGATACGTATGATAAATTGTACATTCACATCATAGACCATAGACCCTGACTCCCATACACATTCTCTGCATCTATCCATCATATGAAGTCCCCAACCGCATAACACTTTTCGATCCATCCAAGTTTCATTCTTTTTTCCTGTTTGTAAGTATTTCTCCAAAATCTTCAGTTTCTTCTCTGATTGATGGGCCATAACCTTGTTGTTCTTCTTCCATGGCAAAGCAAATCTCATTCTCTCTTCCCCTTTTTCTCAACTTGATCCTTCATAGACCACCCATTAACGCCCTTGATCTTCTCCTCATCTTTCTCCATACCCTTTTATAGCCATCAATCAATTCTTCTTCTTTAACCccatcaaaaaaatttcatttttttttaatttttttttacttttgattcAGTTAATAAAAACTGAATCtatttttttgattaatttgaATACCCTTTTGAATTTTAATGGCGTCAGTGCTTGTTTATCACGTTGTTGGAGATCTAACGGTTGGGAAACCAGAGTTAGTTGAGTTTCATGAAACTGAGACGGTTGAATCTGCAATTAGAGCAATAGCTGAATCACCTGAAGGTAGTATACCTATTTGGAAAAAGAGATCTCAAGGTGTGATTGAGAATAGTGACATGAGACAGATGAGGTTTGTTGGTATTCTTAGTTCTTTTGATGTTGTTGCTTTTTTGGCTAAGAGTTGGTGTTTGGAGGATCAAGATAAGGCTATGAAAACACCTGTTTCTGAGGTTGTTGTTCCAAATAATTCTTTGCTTAGGTTGGTTGATCCTGGAACAAGGTTAGTTAGCACCTTTTTCATTTAGTTTTTGCTTTgaactaatttaatttaacagaACTTGAATATTAAATATACATGATTTAGTTAGAGTACATTAGGATCCTATTAATTTCTCTACTTTACATTTGTTGGCGtggtttaaaaattaaattataccaTCAGTGATTTGTGCTGATTTGTAGTGAATTTAGTTTTGCTTTAACTGGTGTGTGATTTAGGAAGTTTAGGGCTTGCTGATAATAATCGCAAATGTTTGCATCCAATTACATGAATACATCTATGAAGCGCAGATACTCCATGGGTCCAACACCGACACGACACATGtgattatattgaattatgtcattttttcaaattattatcggtgtcaacATGTCATGTCCGTAATTCatagatatatatattctaCACCTCCTTAATCATGAGGGTTTGATAACTTCAATTTTTATATTAGGACTATTGGGATCTTAGGTGCCGGTGTATCTTATTCTTTGGTATTTTATACACATGTGTCTAAGATATCCCGGGCCGATAACTACCTGTATGCCATTTTCCTTAGTTTGAGCTAGTGTTGTCAATTGcaaaaattataagtttgttaaaatTCCATTATGCTACAGTGCTATCGCTGCTCTAACTTCGATTTACCAACTATATATACTAAGTAGTGTATTGTGGAATAATAGCAATGCCATTATTGCCTTTGACAATACTTGGTTGAGTTTGTAATCTCGAGTTCTGTCTAGGATATGTCCTTAATGTGTAAGTTAATGGTTTTCATATATTCATGGCAAAAGGATCACGAAAAATATTTACCATATGGAAATACTGTTTTTCACTATTTTGATAATAGGTTGTTAAAGGGAAAGGGATGtctaatttatattaataatcCCCTTTTGTGTAAGATGCATGTTTAGTATCTTTGAACTTGTCCTTGGCATATGGCTTTTTTCTCTCCTTAGTTTACTattctctttgtttttttcaattcacTTTTATGTAGATATTGATTATTCTTTATCTGTCTCAACAGAATTTTGGACCTTATATATGATTCTAAATATACGGTGGCCTAAAAGCCTTGAATCTGTGGCTACCGTTCCCTTTTTAAAGAACAAAGGTGAagcatttatatataaaaatgcaCGATGTGTTATTCTATTTATCAGATATTGGGATAAAGCGCAGAAATAAGATAGATGTTCCTTTGCTAATGTGTGATCGTCCTTTTTAAGAAACTCGACAACCAAGTTTAATGAAGcttgttttaaaatttgtttggtaataatatttgaaaaactagTTCTTGTTtgattagtttttgaaatcaaaTACAgtgaaaatttggtttttaaagCTAGTTTGAACTGAAGTGTTTCATAACTAGTTTTAAATTGAACTGTCAGTTTTCTAATTTTCCAAACACAATCCTTATTAACATATTGTTATTTCTTCTGATCAAGGTTGATAGATGCACTGGACATGATGAAGCAAGGCGTGAAGCGTTTGCTTGTTCCGAAGAGTATAGTATGGAAGGGCATGAGTAAGCGTTTCTCGGTTGTCTACTACGGAAAGTGGCTCAAGAATCCCGAATCTcctagcagcagcagcaacaatcTACCTGCAAACGTAAGCCGGAATGCCTCAGCATCCATCCGTGATAAGTACTGTTGTCTCTCCAGAGAAGACGTACTCCGTTTCATCATTGGTTGTCTCGGAGCTCTCGCTCCAATTCCTCTCACTTCCATTGCTGCTCTTGGAGCAATTAATCCACACTACAGCTATATTGAATCCTCCACTCCAGCACTCGAATCAACTCAAAAGGTTCCTCAAGATCCAAGTGCAGTTGCAGTAATAGAAACCACGTCAGAAGGTCAGTGTAAGATCATCGGAGAAATTTCAGCAATCAAATTATGGAAATGCGATTACTCATCCGCTGCATGGGCTTTAGCGAATCTCTCGGCAGGACAGTTTGTTATGGGAGTTGAAGATAATGATACCTCAAGGTCACTTCCTGATTTCTGTGTCAATTCAAGATCCGGAGGAGATAATGATCTAGTTAACGGTGGCGGCAGTTCGATAAAACCAAAGAAATTCAGTAGCAGGAGTGTTGGATTCTTCAATAATTCAGCAAGCCATAGTTTCGGTTCAAGGAGCATGTATCGAGGTAGAAGTGCACCGTTGACGTGTAAAGTGACTAGTTCATTGGCTGCAGTGATGGCTCAGATGCTATCTCATAGGGCAAC
This genomic interval from Trifolium pratense cultivar HEN17-A07 linkage group LG6, ARS_RC_1.1, whole genome shotgun sequence contains the following:
- the LOC123888521 gene encoding CBS domain-containing protein CBSX6, whose translation is MASVLVYHVVGDLTVGKPELVEFHETETVESAIRAIAESPEGSIPIWKKRSQGVIENSDMRQMRFVGILSSFDVVAFLAKSWCLEDQDKAMKTPVSEVVVPNNSLLRLVDPGTRLIDALDMMKQGVKRLLVPKSIVWKGMSKRFSVVYYGKWLKNPESPSSSSNNLPANVSRNASASIRDKYCCLSREDVLRFIIGCLGALAPIPLTSIAALGAINPHYSYIESSTPALESTQKVPQDPSAVAVIETTSEGQCKIIGEISAIKLWKCDYSSAAWALANLSAGQFVMGVEDNDTSRSLPDFCVNSRSGGDNDLVNGGGSSIKPKKFSSRSVGFFNNSASHSFGSRSMYRGRSAPLTCKVTSSLAAVMAQMLSHRATHVWVTDDENEEVLVGVVGYADILSAVTKPPTSFTPPIRSSEGFGTEIQC